A window of Bacillus sp. E(2018) contains these coding sequences:
- a CDS encoding acyl-CoA dehydrogenase family protein: MSIPLRKTTDIDHFEEAVSTALGLKEIFKKRADYVDQEGIFPYENFQDLKNHDFLSLTIPKEFGGKGLNLLEFLTIQEHLAEGDAPTALSLGWHLGTLLEAAENRHWNGDAFADLSRKVVEQKALINLAQTERATGSPSRGGIPTTTAVKKADGWLINGSKAFTSMAEALDYSVITATISETNHKGFFLVDHREKGVFVKETWDSIAMRGTKSDDLLLKDVYVPQENLLVVEDGKNIIPKGWYLQVPAVYLGIARAARNYAIEFASEYSPNTLSGPISDVPEVRRKIGKIELELFQARTILHAVAEKWVNHPEQRQNLGTELAAVKHSVTNSANRVVDLAMRIVGARSLSVQNPLQRHFRDVRAGLHNPPTDDAIVYSLADAALK, from the coding sequence ATGAGCATTCCATTGAGAAAAACCACTGACATAGATCATTTTGAAGAAGCGGTTAGTACCGCTCTAGGACTAAAAGAAATTTTTAAGAAACGCGCAGATTATGTAGATCAAGAAGGCATTTTTCCTTATGAGAACTTTCAAGATTTAAAGAATCATGATTTTCTTTCTCTTACCATCCCAAAAGAATTTGGCGGTAAAGGGTTAAATCTACTTGAGTTTTTAACGATTCAAGAGCATTTAGCTGAGGGAGATGCTCCTACTGCTCTTTCTCTTGGGTGGCATCTCGGTACTCTTTTAGAGGCGGCAGAAAATCGTCATTGGAACGGAGATGCATTCGCTGATCTTAGCCGAAAAGTTGTGGAACAAAAAGCACTCATCAACTTGGCTCAAACAGAGCGTGCGACGGGAAGTCCGTCTCGAGGCGGTATTCCTACTACAACGGCAGTCAAGAAAGCAGACGGATGGTTGATCAATGGTAGCAAGGCTTTTACTTCTATGGCAGAAGCACTTGATTACTCAGTCATTACAGCTACCATCTCAGAAACTAATCATAAAGGATTTTTCTTAGTGGACCATCGGGAAAAAGGGGTTTTTGTAAAAGAAACGTGGGACAGCATCGCGATGAGAGGAACCAAAAGTGATGACCTCCTTTTGAAAGACGTTTATGTGCCACAGGAAAACCTTCTTGTCGTAGAAGATGGGAAGAACATCATACCTAAAGGCTGGTATCTGCAAGTTCCTGCTGTCTACTTAGGCATCGCAAGAGCAGCGCGAAATTACGCGATTGAATTTGCGTCAGAGTATAGCCCAAACACTTTATCAGGACCGATATCAGACGTACCAGAAGTGAGAAGAAAGATCGGCAAGATCGAACTTGAGCTATTCCAAGCAAGAACGATCCTGCATGCTGTTGCTGAAAAATGGGTGAACCACCCTGAGCAACGTCAAAATCTCGGTACAGAACTCGCCGCCGTTAAGCATTCGGTTACAAACAGCGCGAACCGAGTCGTTGATCTCGCGATGAGAATCGTTGGGGCTCGTAGTCTTTCTGTTCAAAACCCGCTTCAGCGGCATTTCCGAGATGTGAGAGCCGGTCTTCATAATCCACCAACAGATGATGCAATCGTTTATTCTTTAGCAGATGCAGCGCTGAAATAA
- a CDS encoding DUF817 domain-containing protein produces the protein MRALLTFTYLQALSCIFPVIIFGALALSKFVSIPFIPRYDFILLLCLLTQVAMIVTKLETIDELKVICVFHLIGLALELFKVHMGSWSYPDEAYSKIYGVPLYSGFMYASVASYICQSWRRLDLQIKGWPNPLLSFGICVLIYLNFFTHHYLFDARWILILLLFPIFYKTVVHYTINDRVYKMPILLSFLLIGFFIWIAENITTFLGAWQYPNQEAAWSLVHIGKISSWFLLVIISIIIVAQLKRIKSHQDDIFTHTKHL, from the coding sequence ATGAGAGCGCTTCTTACATTCACTTATTTACAAGCTCTTTCTTGCATCTTCCCAGTCATCATCTTTGGAGCGTTAGCTCTTTCAAAATTCGTCAGCATTCCGTTTATCCCTCGATACGATTTCATACTCCTTCTTTGTCTCCTTACACAAGTTGCCATGATCGTAACGAAACTTGAAACGATAGATGAACTAAAAGTCATTTGTGTCTTTCACTTGATCGGACTTGCTTTAGAGCTATTTAAAGTTCATATGGGATCCTGGAGCTATCCTGATGAAGCCTATTCTAAGATCTACGGTGTTCCTCTGTACAGCGGTTTTATGTATGCGAGTGTTGCGAGCTATATTTGCCAAAGCTGGAGAAGGCTAGACCTTCAGATTAAAGGCTGGCCGAATCCCCTCTTATCTTTTGGGATATGCGTACTAATCTACTTAAACTTTTTTACTCATCATTACTTGTTTGATGCCAGATGGATTCTAATTCTGCTCTTATTTCCTATCTTTTATAAGACGGTTGTTCATTATACGATCAACGACCGTGTTTATAAAATGCCGATCCTTCTTTCCTTTTTGTTGATTGGATTTTTTATATGGATCGCTGAGAACATTACAACGTTTCTCGGTGCCTGGCAGTATCCGAATCAGGAAGCGGCTTGGTCACTCGTGCATATTGGTAAGATCAGCTCTTGGTTCTTACTCGTAATCATCAGCATTATTATCGTGGCACAATTAAAACGTATTAAAAGTCACCAAGATGATATTTTTACACATACGAAACACCTATAA
- a CDS encoding oxalate decarboxylase family bicupin — protein sequence MDNDKKEHKQRRPMQIPQPIRSDGAGATDLGPRDVMRDIQNPDMLVSPATDAGTVPNLRFSYSDTHMQLNFGGWSREITVRELPVAKTLAGVNMRLTPGGVRELHWHQEAEWAYMILGRARITSVDQNGRNFIADVGEGDLWYFPPGIPHSIQGLEEGCEFLLVFDDGNFSDLSTFSISDWFAHTPKEVLSANFGIPESAFANIPTEQRYIYQSTVPGPIETQAVPDPYGTVPLSFTHRLMAQKPLVTPGGTVRIVDSTNFPISQRIAAALVEIKPGGMRELHWHPNNDEWQYYLAGQGRMTAFAGNGTARTFDVRAGDVGYVPFAFGHYVQNTGNKSLWFLEIFKSDRFADVSLNQWMALTPKEIVQSNVNASPELMNSLRKEKWPVVKYD from the coding sequence ATGGATAACGACAAAAAAGAGCACAAGCAACGAAGACCAATGCAGATTCCTCAACCGATTCGCAGTGATGGTGCGGGTGCGACCGACTTAGGGCCACGCGACGTTATGCGTGACATACAAAATCCGGATATGTTAGTTTCACCTGCAACAGATGCAGGAACTGTCCCAAACTTACGGTTTTCCTATTCGGATACACATATGCAATTAAACTTTGGAGGCTGGTCGAGAGAGATTACGGTTCGTGAGCTTCCTGTTGCAAAGACGCTTGCTGGTGTAAACATGCGTCTGACCCCAGGCGGTGTAAGAGAGCTTCATTGGCACCAAGAAGCGGAATGGGCTTATATGATATTAGGCCGTGCTCGTATTACCTCGGTTGATCAAAACGGCAGGAATTTTATTGCGGATGTGGGTGAAGGCGACCTTTGGTACTTCCCTCCCGGCATTCCTCATTCGATTCAAGGGCTTGAAGAAGGCTGTGAGTTTTTACTCGTATTCGATGATGGAAATTTCTCCGATCTGAGCACGTTCTCTATTTCAGATTGGTTTGCACATACACCGAAAGAAGTTCTTTCAGCAAACTTCGGTATACCGGAAAGCGCATTTGCTAATATCCCGACTGAACAACGTTACATCTATCAATCTACTGTTCCAGGACCTATTGAGACACAAGCGGTTCCAGATCCCTATGGAACCGTACCGTTAAGCTTCACGCACCGCCTAATGGCGCAGAAACCTCTCGTTACCCCTGGTGGTACCGTACGAATAGTTGACTCTACTAATTTTCCGATCTCACAGAGAATTGCTGCCGCTTTAGTAGAAATAAAACCTGGCGGAATGAGAGAGTTGCATTGGCATCCGAATAATGATGAGTGGCAATATTATTTAGCAGGTCAAGGGCGGATGACCGCTTTCGCTGGAAATGGAACAGCACGAACGTTTGATGTAAGAGCCGGAGATGTAGGATATGTCCCGTTTGCCTTTGGTCATTATGTGCAGAATACCGGAAATAAGAGCTTATGGTTTCTTGAAATTTTTAAAAGTGACCGTTTTGCAGATGTTTCATTAAACCAATGGATGGCTTTAACGCCTAAAGAAATTGTGCAGAGTAATGTGAATGCTAGTCCTGAACTCATGAATTCCCTTCGAAAAGAAAAATGGCCAGTTGTAAAATATGATTGA
- a CDS encoding helix-turn-helix domain-containing protein produces the protein MTEKNVRRSNYILHAKSAQFHWDGMGLLSIKTFSNGKAYYKTNRGYFAVEEGNYLLLNQGPYTITIDEQKEVESFCVFFQEDFANDVFRNLSDTSHQLLDNPFSNHTSASFFEKTYEQSQVLTQQMNLLKHMTDQYPLDSNMLDEQFHSIMTTLFREQMKTFKEIDRLDLARKSTREEIYKRVSIAHEYIKAFYDKQLTLDKIAEISCLSPNHLLRNYSTTYNRTPFQHIAELRIAKAITLLQTSEYSMTDITYEIGLNNPVSFSRLFKQHVGISPLQYRKKVISDKK, from the coding sequence ATGACAGAAAAAAACGTACGCAGATCAAATTACATCCTTCATGCAAAGAGCGCTCAATTTCATTGGGATGGCATGGGACTTCTCTCTATTAAAACCTTTTCGAACGGAAAAGCTTACTACAAAACGAATCGAGGGTATTTTGCCGTCGAAGAAGGAAATTACCTCCTACTCAATCAAGGTCCCTACACCATAACAATTGACGAACAAAAAGAAGTAGAATCATTCTGTGTCTTTTTCCAAGAAGATTTTGCGAACGATGTATTCCGCAATTTGTCAGATACATCCCACCAACTTTTAGATAACCCTTTTAGTAATCATACATCTGCTTCATTTTTTGAAAAAACGTATGAACAAAGCCAGGTTCTGACTCAGCAAATGAACCTCTTAAAACATATGACAGATCAATACCCACTTGACTCCAACATGTTAGATGAACAATTTCATTCCATAATGACCACTCTATTCAGAGAACAAATGAAAACTTTTAAAGAAATCGATCGGTTAGATTTAGCCCGTAAATCAACACGCGAAGAAATTTATAAACGAGTCAGCATCGCACATGAATACATAAAAGCCTTTTATGATAAACAGCTTACATTAGATAAAATTGCAGAAATCTCATGCTTATCTCCTAATCACCTGTTGAGAAATTATTCAACCACCTACAACAGAACACCCTTTCAGCATATTGCTGAGTTAAGGATCGCAAAAGCCATAACGTTGCTCCAGACTTCTGAATACTCCATGACTGATATTACTTATGAAATCGGATTGAATAACCCTGTTTCATTCAGCAGATTATTTAAACAACATGTAGGCATCTCTCCCCTTCAATATCGCAAAAAGGTGATTTCGGATAAGAAATAG
- a CDS encoding VOC family protein produces MQTNSIKKVGQVAVPVQDLKRSIHFYKDVLGLHLLFSTDHMAFFDCDGLRIMLSLPEKEEFAEASSVIYFLVEDITEAYEALKQKDVTFLDSPHIVTKMEHMETWMVFYKDSEGNTHALMSEVIPS; encoded by the coding sequence ATTCAGACAAATAGCATAAAAAAAGTTGGACAAGTTGCAGTACCCGTTCAAGATCTCAAACGTTCCATTCACTTTTATAAGGACGTATTAGGATTACATCTTCTTTTCAGCACCGATCATATGGCATTCTTTGATTGTGACGGTCTAAGGATTATGCTCAGCCTTCCTGAAAAAGAAGAATTTGCGGAAGCTAGCTCGGTTATATACTTTCTAGTGGAAGACATCACAGAAGCTTATGAAGCCCTTAAACAGAAAGACGTAACATTCCTAGACTCCCCTCATATTGTCACTAAGATGGAGCATATGGAGACATGGATGGTATTTTATAAGGATTCAGAAGGAAATACCCATGCTTTGATGAGTGAGGTAATACCTTCATAA
- a CDS encoding response regulator transcription factor — protein MFKILLIEDDSTLFSEIKERLSQWSYEVYGITDFGRVMQEFTEIKPDLVVIDIQLPKFDGFHWCRNIRSHSNVPIIFLSSRDHPSDMVLSMQLGADDFVQKPFHFEVLIAKIHAILRRVYNYNTDTVSLKTWCGAQIDYEKNIVTNEKGSVELTKNEVFILKLLIEQKNKIVSRDNLINSLWDDKKFISDNTLTVNVNRLRKRLEEIELGQFIETKVGQGYRAIEEDSV, from the coding sequence ATGTTTAAAATTTTGCTCATTGAAGATGATTCGACGCTATTCAGCGAGATCAAAGAACGATTGTCTCAATGGTCGTATGAAGTGTATGGCATTACTGACTTTGGACGAGTGATGCAGGAGTTTACAGAAATTAAACCTGACCTTGTTGTAATAGATATACAGCTGCCGAAGTTCGATGGCTTTCATTGGTGCCGAAATATTAGATCGCATTCTAATGTGCCGATCATCTTTTTATCTTCGCGTGATCATCCGAGCGATATGGTCTTATCCATGCAGCTTGGTGCAGACGACTTTGTCCAAAAACCGTTTCATTTTGAAGTCTTGATCGCAAAGATTCATGCGATTCTCAGGCGTGTTTATAATTACAATACAGACACCGTTAGTCTCAAAACGTGGTGTGGCGCTCAAATTGATTATGAAAAGAATATTGTAACGAACGAGAAGGGTTCCGTTGAACTGACTAAGAATGAAGTGTTCATTCTGAAACTCTTGATCGAGCAAAAGAATAAAATTGTAAGTCGTGATAATCTCATTAACAGCTTATGGGACGATAAAAAGTTCATTAGTGACAATACCCTCACCGTGAATGTGAATCGTTTAAGAAAACGGCTAGAGGAGATCGAACTCGGACAATTTATCGAGACGAAAGTGGGACAAGGCTATCGGGCAATAGAAGAGGATTCTGTATGA